In one Paraburkholderia azotifigens genomic region, the following are encoded:
- a CDS encoding cytochrome c, translating into MNAKMVALSMAALTCLAASETAGATPPLTAPDRQTVEVSLPAGRTTFPPGQGSELANAHCVICHSPGMVLRQPPLSFEEWKAEVNKMRVVYAAPLPADKIEEIARYLSAINGKP; encoded by the coding sequence ATGAATGCCAAGATGGTTGCTCTCTCAATGGCGGCTCTCACTTGCCTTGCCGCATCGGAGACGGCGGGCGCCACCCCGCCCCTGACTGCCCCCGATCGGCAAACGGTCGAGGTGTCGCTACCTGCTGGGCGGACCACGTTTCCGCCGGGCCAAGGTTCTGAACTGGCCAATGCCCACTGTGTCATCTGTCACTCTCCCGGAATGGTGTTGCGACAACCGCCCTTGTCGTTCGAGGAATGGAAGGCTGAGGTGAACAAGATGCGGGTGGTCTATGCTGCGCCGCTTCCTGCCGACAAGATCGAGGAGATAGCGCGGTACCTGTCAGCAATCAACGGTAAGCCGTAA